One window from the genome of Candidatus Synechococcus calcipolaris G9 encodes:
- a CDS encoding alpha/beta fold hydrolase, whose translation MAPTPVTEHTYLPAQTYQWRDWAIAYRQSGDAGPPVVLIHGFGASSLHWRKNLPVLGATFQVYALDLIGFGQSAKPNPDNFAYTFDHWAQLVLDFCQDIIGEPVFLVGNSIGCVVALQAAVTEPNRVRGLALLNCSLRQLHHRNREKLPWYQQWGVNLVQKFLAYPPLGHLFFASLAKPKAIRKILCQAYASADAVSDELIDIIYQPARDPGAADVFIAFITYSDGPLPEDLLAQITCPTLILWGEKDPWEDYRVGQEWVKFPGVKEFILLPGLGHCPQDQDPDVVNTYLQTFLADLALR comes from the coding sequence ATGGCTCCCACCCCCGTGACTGAACATACTTACCTCCCTGCTCAAACCTATCAGTGGCGAGACTGGGCGATCGCCTACCGTCAGAGTGGGGACGCGGGGCCCCCTGTGGTACTGATCCATGGGTTTGGTGCTTCCAGCCTCCATTGGCGGAAAAATTTGCCCGTTCTTGGTGCCACCTTTCAGGTCTATGCCCTTGATTTAATTGGTTTTGGTCAGTCCGCTAAACCCAATCCTGATAATTTTGCCTATACCTTTGATCATTGGGCCCAATTAGTTCTCGATTTTTGCCAAGACATTATTGGTGAACCCGTTTTTTTAGTGGGTAATTCCATTGGCTGTGTCGTTGCACTGCAAGCCGCAGTCACAGAACCTAACCGAGTTCGCGGACTGGCACTCCTCAACTGCTCCCTACGCCAACTCCATCACCGCAATCGCGAAAAACTGCCCTGGTATCAACAGTGGGGTGTGAATTTAGTCCAAAAATTTCTCGCCTACCCACCCTTGGGCCATCTCTTTTTTGCTTCCCTAGCTAAACCCAAGGCAATTCGCAAGATTCTCTGCCAGGCCTACGCCAGTGCTGATGCCGTCAGCGATGAATTGATTGACATTATCTATCAGCCGGCCCGAGACCCTGGAGCCGCCGATGTTTTCATTGCCTTCATCACCTACTCCGATGGCCCCCTACCGGAAGATTTGCTGGCCCAAATCACCTGTCCCACCCTCATTTTGTGGGGGGAAAAGGATCCCTGGGAAGACTACCGCGTCGGTCAAGAATGGGTTAAGTTTCCGGGGGTCAAGGAGTTTATTCTTCTGCCTGGTTTGGGGCATTGTCCCCAAGATCAAGACCCAGACGTAGTGAATACCTATTTGCAGACTTTTTTAGCGGATCTAGCACTTCGTTAA